GGGAAAAGAACATTTGCCCAAAAACGCTCCTGCTCTAATCGCTAGCACTCACCCAAATTCTTTTTTAGATTCAGTTGTACTTCAAATAAAGCAACCGATCCCAGTATGGTCATTGGCCCGTGGTGATGCCTTTAAGAAAAAAATGGTTGCTGAGTTTTTGGACACGGTGAAAATGATACCAATTTTTCGCTTATCTGAAGGAAAAGAAAACCTAAGTAAAAACAACTTTACATTCGACAAATGCAAAGAGCTTTTCAGAAAAAATCAATATGTAATCATCTTCTCTGAGGGGATATGTAAAAACCCAAAAGAGCTACTTCCATTAAAAAAAGGGACGGCTAGGCTTGCTCTTGAAGCTTGGGAAGAAGGCATTAATGTCCCTGTCGTACCGATGGGTATCACTTATGATACATTCAAAAAGTGGGGGAAGGTTATCAACCTCCACATTGGGAGTCCTATTCTACAATCAGATATTGATACCACACAATCACACGCCATTCAGGTAAAAGAGTTCAATGATAAACTCGCACCTGCAATTGAAAAAAATCTATTATACGATTTTAAGCCTACTGGTTTTCTTAAAAATCCACTATATTATTTAGGTTGGGTGATCAATTTCCCTCTCTATTTCTTCATTCAGTGGATTGTTGGTAAAAAGTTTGGAAGAACAATTTTTTATGACTCCATCGCATATTTTGCTCTTTACTTTTTGCTTCCTTTTTATTGGTTAATTTTAGGACTTATTATTTATTCTATTTAGCATTCCAATGTCAGTTGTAATTCAGCCTATCTCTCAAAGTCTCTCTGCGTATCTAGCCCAAAACACTTATTCCAAAATAGGTGTAGTAGTGGATGAAAATACTAAAAAACACTGTTACCCTATCGTGAAGTCATTGCTTCCAAAACATACTTTGATAAGTGTAAAGAGTGGGGAGAACAATAAAAATCTTGACACTTGCCAGTTGATATGGGGTAAAATGACTGATGCAGAATTTGACCGACACTCCCTTATCATAGACCTAGGTGGTGGAGTTATAGGTGACATGGGCGGATTTTGTGCTGCTACTTACAAGCGAGGAATAGATTTTATTCAAATACCAACAACTCTATTGTCCCAAGTGGATGCTAGCGTAGGTGGCAAACTTGGAATAGATTTTAATGGGTTCAAAAACCATATCGGGGTTTTCACTCAACCCAAAACCGTTCTCATTGACACGGCTTTTCTTAAGACTTTACCTTCAAATGAACTTCGATCTGGCTTTGCTGAGGTCATTAAACATTGCCTTATTCGTGATTCCGAAATGTGGGATATCATCCGAAGGAATGACCTTACAGAGCAAAATATAGACGAACTGGTAGCTCATTCTGTAGCGATAAAAAAGGAAATCGTTGCCGAAGACCCGCAAGAGAAAGGGCTTCGAAAAATCTTAAACTTTGGACACACGCTTGGT
This portion of the Spirosomataceae bacterium TFI 002 genome encodes:
- a CDS encoding Acyltransferase, with product MRAHASLIGFFYIKSFSLKGKEHLPKNAPALIASTHPNSFLDSVVLQIKQPIPVWSLARGDAFKKKMVAEFLDTVKMIPIFRLSEGKENLSKNNFTFDKCKELFRKNQYVIIFSEGICKNPKELLPLKKGTARLALEAWEEGINVPVVPMGITYDTFKKWGKVINLHIGSPILQSDIDTTQSHAIQVKEFNDKLAPAIEKNLLYDFKPTGFLKNPLYYLGWVINFPLYFFIQWIVGKKFGRTIFYDSIAYFALYFLLPFYWLILGLIIYSI
- a CDS encoding 3-dehydroquinate synthase encodes the protein MSVVIQPISQSLSAYLAQNTYSKIGVVVDENTKKHCYPIVKSLLPKHTLISVKSGENNKNLDTCQLIWGKMTDAEFDRHSLIIDLGGGVIGDMGGFCAATYKRGIDFIQIPTTLLSQVDASVGGKLGIDFNGFKNHIGVFTQPKTVLIDTAFLKTLPSNELRSGFAEVIKHCLIRDSEMWDIIRRNDLTEQNIDELVAHSVAIKKEIVAEDPQEKGLRKILNFGHTLGHAIETHFLDKPGGRLLHGEAIAAGMVMEAFMAFKREMIDSETLSQVEEFMFTVYGRIVIPDSEIVAILEHTKQDKKNKGKEVRFSLINGRGSCAFDITCSIAEMKKAIHYYQG